The genome window GTCAAGTGACCATTCTTGACCACGATGCGGATCGGGTGCGCCGGATTGTTGCGGTAGCGGATGAACAGCGGGTTGCCGTAGATGGCGCGGGCAGCCGCCAGGCGGATCGAGTCGTCCATGGGCGAAACCGGCTCAACGTTGATATTGTCAATAACGCCCTTGACTCCCTTGGTGGCAACGATGATGTCGACCGCCGAGTCGCGCGATGGGTAGTCGATGACACTGCCGCTCACGGTCACCATGCCGTTTTGTACTTTCAGATTGAGCGAGTTGAAGGTTTGCCCCATGCTGATACGGTCGTAGACCAAGCGGTCAGCGATTTCGCGCTCCAGTTGCCCGTCCGGCACGGTGACCGTGCTGACCTCGATCTTATTGATGACGCCATTCACGGATTGCACCTGGCGCGCATCCTGATCGGCCTGCATCTTGGCCCGCAGGTCAGTCACCGAACCGGTCAAGGTAACGACGCGGTCATCCACGGTGGCATGGATATTGGCCATTTCCTTGTGCTTGGCGAACTCATTCTTGAGGAATGATTCGATGGAGTTGTCGAGCGCCTGCGTCTGGGATTGACGCGGCGCTTGCGCAGCAAGCAGGCTCAGGCCGAGCAATAGGCACCCAAGCACTGCCGGTATCCGGTAGTCCTTTGCTAGCATAGCTGCCTCCTACGCCATTGGATGCCCACCGGAACCACACGTTGCAAAAGGCGCTTGCGCTTTAACGGCCTGCGGTAACCAGGTCGCGGCGCGAGGGATAGAGCGGAAAGGCGTCGGCGAGTTCGAGAACCTGCTTTTGGACTTCGGCCAGCACTTGCGGTTCCTGATGATGATGCAGCGCTTGGGCGATCCATTGGCCAATCTGGCGCATCTCCTGTTCGCCCATGCCGCGCGTGGTCAACGCCGGTGTGCCCAGGCGGATACCGCTGGGGTTGAGCGGCGGGTTTTGGTCGAAGGGAATCGCGTTTTTGTTGACGGTGATATTGGCGGCATGCAGGGCATTTTCGGCTTCTTTGCCGCGGATGCCCTGGCTGAAGACATCGACCAGCATCAAATGGGTGTCCGTGCCACCGGAGACGATGCGGAAGCCTTGCCTTTGTAGCTCGGCCGCCAGCGCCTTGGCGTTGGTCACGACCTGCTGGGCGTAGGTGCGGAATTCTGGCTGCAGGGCCTCGTGCAGGCAAATCGCTTTGGCGGCGATGATGTGCACTAACGGTCCGCCTTGCGAGCCGGGAAACACGGAGCGGTCGATCTCTTTGGCGTAGACCGATTTCGCCAGGATCATGCCGCCGCGCGGGCCGCGCAGGGTTTTGTGCGTGGTTGTGGTTACGATCTGCGCGTGCGGCACGGGACTGGGGTGTACCCCGCCGGCGACGAGGCCGGCAAAGTGCGCCATGTCTACCAGATACAAGGCGCCCACTTCATCGGCGATGGTGCGCATGCGCGCAAAGTCGATGAGGCGCGGGTAGGCGCTACCGCCGCCGATGATCAGCCTGGGCCGCGCTTCGCGCGCTAGCCTGGCCAGCTCATCATAGTCGATCGTTTCGGTCTCGCGGTTGACGCCATAGGCTGCGATCTTATATGTCTTGCCGGAAAAGCTCAGCGGATGGCCGTGGGTAAGGTGGCCGCCGTGGGCGAGATTCAGCCCCATCAGCGTGTCGCCCGGCTGTATCACGGCGGCATAGGCTTCCTGATTCGCCTGCGATCCCGAGTGTGGCTGGACATTCGCATACTCGGCGCCAAAGAGCGCACACGCCCGCTGCCGCGCCAGCTCCTCCACGCGATCAGCGTTCTCGCAACCCCCGTAGTAACGCTTGCCGGGATAGCCTTCGGCATACTTGTTGGTAAACACCGACCCGGCCGCCTCCAGCACCGCTTCGCTGACGAAATTTTCTGACGCAATCAGCTCCAGGTGATCGTGCTGCCGGCGCGTTTCGGCGGTGATTGCCTCGGCCACGTCGGGATCGACCGTGCTGATGGGGGCGTGAAAGGTTGGCGGAAGTTGCATAGCTTCCATTCTAGGACCGGAGGCCCCGTCGCCCCAGCCCTGCACGCGCAAGGCAAAAAAAGCCGGAAGGCAGGGTTGCCTTCCGGCGGAGGTCGTGGCCCCGCGTGTGCGGGGCACGGTCAAGTGTGTGGATAGGCTCAGTCTACCGCAATCGTGTTCAAAAAACAGAAAAAAAATTATGAATAATTCTGAAAATAGAAATGTATTTAAGAGCCACTACTGGCTGCCTTCTTCTCGCGTTCGAGGATGTGAGCCTCCGTGCCGTCGAAATTGCACAGTTTGTGGCTGCTATCGCAGAAGGGCTTATTCTTCGACATGCCGCATCGACAGAGCGAATAGGCCGTTTTGCCCAGCGGCAGAGGTGGTAGTGGGATCTCTGCACCATCTGATCCAACCAGCCGGAATGGTCCTTCGACCTTGAACGAACCGTATCGCCGCACAGTAATGGTGACTTCAGGCATTCAATTTTCCTTTCTTCGGTCCATTGCGGTGTAGTGTTTCCGGGCACGCTGCAGAAGCTGGTCGAGACGCTGGGTATGCTCTTTGGATCGATCCAGCTCGAAACGTAGTTCGGGCACGCGCCGCAACTGCAACCGGTGGCCCAGTTCCACGCGTAAGAAGCCCCGTGCGGCCAGCAACCCCTCCATAGTGCGCACCTGCTCCTCTTCGTTGCCTGAGACCGCAAAGTAAATCCGGGCCAGGCGCATTGGCGGCTCTAGTTTTACTTCGCTTACGGTCGCCAGGCCGATGCGCGGATCGGCCAGCTCGCCCTCGATCAGCTCGGTGAGCTCGTCACGAATCATTTCGGCCAAACGTTCAGGACGGTGAGGCATAGGCGCATTTACGCGATCAGTTCCGCGGCGCTCCAGGTGACCCGCTGGCCGGCCAGAATGGTTTCTGCCGCGGCGCCTGCTTGTTGCAGCAGACCCAGCAGGTAATTTCCGTCAGGTCCGATAGCGGCAATACCAATAGTCGCGCGCTGCCACAGGTCGTGCGTCTCATCCATCTCGGCTACGGACACGTTGAACCTATGCCGCAGTTGGGCTTTGAGGCTTTGCACCACCTGGCGCCGGTCCTTGAGAGAAGCGGCTTCGGGCAGCAGAATTTCGAGTTGGAGCACGCCGACGGGCACAACCACACTCACGCTTAGGACAGCAGGGGCGCAACTTTCTCGATCGTGAAGGCTTCCAGCACGTCACCCTGCTTGATGTCGTTAAAGTTGCCGACGGAGGCGCCGCACTCCATGCCGGCGCGAACTTCACCGGCATCCTCCTTGAAGCGCCGCAGAGAGGTGAGCTTACCGGTGTAGACCACTGCGCCATCGCGGATCACGCGCACCTGCCCATCGCGCACCAATTTGCCGTCTTTAACGAGACAGCCGGCGACGGTTCCCACCTTGGGGATGCGGAAGGTCTGCTGCACTTCGGCGTGACCGAGGGTGGATTCTTTGAACGTGGGTTCGAGCAGGCCATGCATGGCGCGCTGAATTTCATCGGTCAATTCGTAAATGATGGTGTGCAGCCGGATGTCGACGTTTTCCTGCTCGGCCAGCTCGATCGCCTTGCGCTCCGGCCGCACGTTGAAGCCAATCACCACGGCATGCGAGGCCGACGCCAGCAGGACATCCGATTCGGTGATCGCGCCCACGCCGGAGTGAATCACGCGGACCTTCACCTTGTCGGTGGACAGCTTGTTGACGGCATCGACCAGCACCTCCTCGGATCCCTGTACGTCGGCTTTGATGATCAGGTTGAGTTCCTTCACATCGCCCCGCGCCAACTGTTGACTCAACGCTTCGAGATTCAGCCGCGTGGAGCGGGCAAGAGTCGCTTCGCGCGCCTTTTCCTCGCGGAACATGACAATTTGGCGCGCCTTGTTGCGGTCGTTGACCACCAGCCAGTTCTCGCCGGCATCGGGCAAGCCGTCGAGGCCCAGGACTTCGGCGGGGGTGGAGGGTCCAGCTTCCTCGATGGCGCGGCCGCGATCGTCGAACATGGCACGGATTCGGCCCATAACGGCGCCCGCGATGAGCGTATCGCCGGTATGCAAGCTGCCGTTCTGCACTAACACCCGGGCGACAGGGCCACGGCCACGGTCGAGTTGCGCCTCGAGCACCACGCCCTGTCCCGGGCGTTCCGGATCGGCTTTGAGCTCCTGCAAGTCGCTGACTAGCAGAATCATTTCCAGCAGCAGGTTCAGATTGGTTTTTGCTTTGGCGCTGACGGACACGGTCACCGTGCTCCCGCCCCAATCCTCGGCCAGTAAGCCGCGTTCGCCCAATTGCTTTTTCACGCGATCGGGCTGGGCTCCGGGCTTGTCGATCTTGTTGACGGCGACCACGATGGGCACATTGGCGGCGCGGGCATGGTCGATGGCTTCAATGGTCTGGGGCATGACGCCGTCGTCGGCGGCCACCACGAGCACCACGATGTCAGTGACCTTGGCGCCGCCGGCGCGCATGCGCGTGAAGGCGGCGTGGCCGGGTGTGTCAATGAAAACCACCTTGCGTCCAAACGCCGGCGAGTTGGGATCGGTGACCTCAACCTTGTACGCGCCAATGTGCTGGGTGATGCCGCCGGCTTCGCCGCTGGCGACGCTGGTTTGCCGGATGGCGTCGAGCAGCGAGGTCTTGCCATGGTCGACGTGGCCCATGATAGTGACCACGGGCGCGCGGCTCACTAGGGTTTCCGAGGGCGCGGCTTCGCCTGCCCCAGCGTCCACCGGCTCGATCGCTCCCAGGGCTTCCTGTTCGAAGCTGACCGTTTCTGCCGTCGCGCCGAAATCCTTGGCGATTTGCGTGGCGATTTCGGTATCGAGAGACTGGTTCACGGTGACCAGCAAGCCGCGATCCAGCAGCTTGCGAATGACGTCCTTGGCGCGCAGGCCGAGACGCTCGGAAAGATCCTTGACCGTCAATCCTTCGCTGATGGTGATGTTGGTGACGGCGGCGACCGGCGCCGTAGCACGCGCTGCGGGCTGGAAGTTCTGAGCGCCTTCCTTTTGCCGCTCCCGCCGGCCATGGCCGTGCTGCGCCCCTCGTGGCGGCGCGCCCCGGCCCTGCGCCGGCCGGGTGGGATGCATCGGACGGCGTCCTTCCGGCACCACCCCGGGCCGGGGCGCTCCCACCGGCGTGCGCTGATAGATGGGGCGTCCAGGCGCGGGAACGATGGGCCGCCCCGGAGTGGTTCGGACAACGGGGCGGTCGGGAGCGGTGTAGATCGGCCGCTTGGGTGCGATCGGGACGATGACGCGCCGCGCGCCCATGTCGATCTGGCCGGCGCCGGTGGGCCGATTGGGAGTTTGAGAAATATTAAGTTGGGGCCGGCGCACAGTTGGTCGAACAGGCGATGGCGCTGCCGGTTGCGGTGTTGCCCTGGCGGCGGGAGAGGGTCCCGCGGCCGGCACAAACGGTTTGAACACCGGCGGCCGGCGGGGTGCCTCGGGAGCAGCGGGCGTGCGCGACGGCGGCGGCTCTGGTTTTGCGGTCACCGGCGGCGCTGGCGCGGCGGGGACGGGCACATGGTAGACGGGCCGTTCGGGGGCGATCGGCAGTTTGGGTTTTGCCGGCGTTACTGTTGCAGGAGAGGCGGCAGCAGGAGCTTTGCGCAGCCCGGGAGCGCGTGCCTCGGGCTTGGCCGGTGGCTGCGCAGCCGGCTCCGGTACGGCCGGAATTTCGGCCGCCACTGGTTCCTGCGCTTTGGTTTTTGCGGCTGGCTTTGCAGCAGCGGGGGCGGCAGCCACGGGCGCGACATCTTCGCCGCGCAAGTGACGGCGCACGCGATCGGCAACATCGTTTTCGATGTTACTGGAGTGCGTTTTTTTCTCGGTAAAGCCGATGGCGGTCAGCGCGTCCAGAATGACACGCGACTTCACCTCCAGCTCACGCGCGAGATCGTTAATGCGGGTTGTGTCCATTCCTCGGTCCGCTCTGCTCCTACAGGGTTTTCTCCGGCGGCTCGGGCCGCCGCGCTTCGCTCGGCTCGGGCTCGCTGGCGGCGTTCAGTTCGCCGGGTTGTTCTTCCGCTTCGGCGTTTTCGCCGCGCGCCGGCGCTGATTCCGCCGCCGGTTCCAGACCGTCGCGCGCGGGCAGCTCGCTGGCATCGGCCAGCGGAGCATCGAGCACACCGCGCCGCTGCTCGGCTTCGAGATCCTGGCCGGTGGCGTCCAGTTCGCCAGGTGCGGTAGCCGTCAACTCCGGCTCGTTCTCGCTGCCGGCGGATTGCGCTTCCGGGTTTGCTTCGCCGGGCGTCTCCAGTACACCGAAAAATTGATTGACCGCCACGAAAATCCTGGCAATGGCCTTGGGTCCAATGCCGGGAATCTCCTGCAACTGTTCGGGAGTCTTGCTTCCCAACTGTTCGATCGTGGTGATGCCGGTTTCGATCAATCGCTCAATGATGCGTTCACTGAGGCCGGGCAGTTGCGCCAATGGAGTTTCCGAGACCACACCATCTCCCACCAGCGCCGACATTTGCTCTTCCACTTCCCGGCGCTTTTCCTCCTCGCTTTTGATGTCAATCTTCCAGCCCAGGAGTTTGGCGGCGAGCCGGACGTTCTGGCCCTTTTTGCCGATCGCCAGGGAAAGTTGTGCGTCGTCCACCACGACTTCTAAGTGGTGGTTTTCGGCATCGAGAATTGTTACATGGCTGATTTTGGCCGGACTCAGGGCGTTAGCGGCGAACTGAACCGGGTCCTCGTTGTACTCGATAATGTCGATTTTTTCTCCGCGCAGCTCCCGGATGATGCTCTGCACCCGCATGCCCTTCATCCCCACGCAGGCGCCCACGCAGTCCACGTCCTTGTCGCGCGAGCTGACGGCGATCTTGGTCCGTTCGCCCGCTTCGCGGGCTACACCTTTGATCACCACCGTCCCATCGTAAATCTCAGGTACTTCCGCTTCGAAAAGCTTCTGGACGAGCGCCGGGTCAGCGCGGGAGACGACGACCTGCGGTCCCTTGGCGGCTTTTTCCACGCCCCGGATCACCGCCCGGATGCGCTCCCCGTTGGCAAAGGATTCCAACCGGGACTGGTCCCGTTTCCCCAGGCGCGCCTCCGTGTGTCCGAGCTCCACGATGACGTCCGGGCCCTCGGAACGCTTGACCGTCACATTTACGACTTCGCCCACCCGACCGATGTACTCGTTGTAAACGGTGTCGCGCTCGGCTTCGCGGACTTTCTGGAAAATGATCTGCTTGGCCATCTGCGCGGCGATGCGCCCCAAGCCCTCGGTGTCTTTCTTGATGCGCACGCGGCCGCCGACTTCAACCGCAGGATCGATGCGCTGGGCATCGGGAAGAGAAATCTCCAGGACGGGATCGGCGGGTTGTTCCGCGACCGTCTTGACGGCATAGACGGAAATTTCGCCGGTGTCTTTGTCCAGCACCGACTCCAGTTCCTCCTGTGTCTTCAATTGCTTGCGCGTAGCGGCCAGATAGGCGTCCTCGACCGCGCTCACCACGATGGCGGGGTCAATGCCTTTGTCCCGGCTCAATTGCTCGACTTGTTGGTACAGTAAACTCGCCATAAAGACTCTCAGTGCCGCGGTTTTGCCTGTGGCTCCGGCCACTTAGGCGCCAGCCGGGCCTGGGCTACGTTATCCCAGGCGATGGATACCGCCTCGGCGCCGGGCGCCTCCGGTTGCATCCTCACCCCGGCTTCACTGCTTGCCTCCAGGGTTCCGGTGAAGTTCCGGCAGCCGTTCCAGGCTTCCTTCATCCGCACGTGCACGCGTTGGCCGGCAAAACGTTCAAAATCGGAGCGTTTCACCAAAGGGCGTTCCAGACCAGGTGAGGAGACTTCCAGCGTATAAGGACCGGACAGTAATTCCTCCCCACTCGCCTCGCGCACATCCAAAGCTTCGCTGAGCGCCCGGCTGACGCGTTCACACTCCGCCAGTCCCACGCCTGCAGGCTGATCGACATAGACCCGCAGGAGCCGGCCCGCCCCCTGGCCCTTCACTTCCACTTGCACAAGTTCGAGCCCTGCCGCGGCGGCCACGCCGCCCGCGAGTTGTTCCAGTGCCCCGAGTTGGACCGTTGCATGCATCACCAACAAAAAAGTGGGCTTACGCCCACCGTGGATCTCCACCGATTGCTCCTGACTATCATAACGCAACCGCTGGCCTATGGCAAAGCGAGCTGCCCGCTATCGCAACTATAATGAACCCGATGGACCTTTCGCCGTCTGCTGCGCCGCCGGCTGCCTGCGGCCTCTGGCAATCGCGCGGCCGGCGCTACCACGAACCACCGCATCCTTACCGCAGCGCCTTTCAGCGCGACCGCGACCGGGTCATCCACGCGCGCGCGTTTCGCCGCTTGGAGAACAAGACCCAGGTCTTTTCCCGGCGTTTTTCCGATCATTTCCGCACGCGGCTGACACACACGCTCGAGGTCGCTCAGATTTCGCGCACCGTCGCCCGCGCGGTGGGTCTCAACAGCGATCTGGTGGAAAGCCTGGCGCTCGCTCATGATCTCGGCCATCCTCCCTTCGGCCATGCGGGCGAGCACGCTCTGGACGAGTTGATGCATCCGTTTGGCCAGGGATTCGACCACAATCTGCAGGCTTTGCGCATCGTGGAACAGTTCGAGTTGCGCTACGCCGCGTTTCCGGGTCTGAATCTCACCTTTGAAGTCCGCGAAGGCTTGGTGAAGCACTCCCACGACTACGCGGCAGCCTCCCACCCCGAGCTGTCCGAATATCAACTCGATTGCCGTCCGACGCTCGAGGCACAGCTCATCGATCTCACCGACGAAATCGCCTACAGCGGCGCCGATCTGGACGATGGCTTCGAGGCTAAATTGCTCACACTGGAGCAAATGGAAGCTGTGCCCATTCTGGCGCGCTTGCTGGCTGCGGCGCGCGCGCAGCTGGGCGCACAGCCGCCAAAACTCCTCTTTAATGAGATGCTGCGTCACCTCGTGGACGTGCTCGCGACCGATTTGATCGAAAATCTGCGCCGTGTCCTTCCAGGATTCGATTCGGTCGAAGCCGTGCGGCGGCATCCGGTACGTCTGGCGGCTTTTTCAGCCGCGGTAGAGCCGGATCGTCAGGCGCTGAAATCGTTCCTGTACGCCAACCTGTACCACCACCCGCTCCTGCGCGCGGAAAACCGGCGTGCCGAACGGATCGTGCGCGAGGCATTTGCTTTGTATCTCGACGCTCCGGCCCATCTTCCGCTGTTGTACCGGACAAGAATGGAGACCGAAAAGCCCGAGCGCGTGATCTGCGACTATATTGCGGGCATGACTGACAATTTCATTACCCAGAACCTGCGCGCTCGCACGGCCACAACCGAAGATTGACAGAGGGCAGAACGGTATACTGAAGGCAGGTATGCCTGAAAATGATCATCCAGAGACGGTGCTGAAAGTTTCCGATCGCCGTCATTTCACCGAGGCCGGGGAACGCCGAACGG of Acidobacteriota bacterium contains these proteins:
- a CDS encoding serine hydroxymethyltransferase, which gives rise to MQLPPTFHAPISTVDPDVAEAITAETRRQHDHLELIASENFVSEAVLEAAGSVFTNKYAEGYPGKRYYGGCENADRVEELARQRACALFGAEYANVQPHSGSQANQEAYAAVIQPGDTLMGLNLAHGGHLTHGHPLSFSGKTYKIAAYGVNRETETIDYDELARLAREARPRLIIGGGSAYPRLIDFARMRTIADEVGALYLVDMAHFAGLVAGGVHPSPVPHAQIVTTTTHKTLRGPRGGMILAKSVYAKEIDRSVFPGSQGGPLVHIIAAKAICLHEALQPEFRTYAQQVVTNAKALAAELQRQGFRIVSGGTDTHLMLVDVFSQGIRGKEAENALHAANITVNKNAIPFDQNPPLNPSGIRLGTPALTTRGMGEQEMRQIGQWIAQALHHHQEPQVLAEVQKQVLELADAFPLYPSRRDLVTAGR
- a CDS encoding CDGSH iron-sulfur domain-containing protein codes for the protein MPEVTITVRRYGSFKVEGPFRLVGSDGAEIPLPPLPLGKTAYSLCRCGMSKNKPFCDSSHKLCNFDGTEAHILEREKKAASSGS
- a CDS encoding translation initiation factor IF-2, which encodes MDTTRINDLARELEVKSRVILDALTAIGFTEKKTHSSNIENDVADRVRRHLRGEDVAPVAAAPAAAKPAAKTKAQEPVAAEIPAVPEPAAQPPAKPEARAPGLRKAPAAASPATVTPAKPKLPIAPERPVYHVPVPAAPAPPVTAKPEPPPSRTPAAPEAPRRPPVFKPFVPAAGPSPAARATPQPAAPSPVRPTVRRPQLNISQTPNRPTGAGQIDMGARRVIVPIAPKRPIYTAPDRPVVRTTPGRPIVPAPGRPIYQRTPVGAPRPGVVPEGRRPMHPTRPAQGRGAPPRGAQHGHGRRERQKEGAQNFQPAARATAPVAAVTNITISEGLTVKDLSERLGLRAKDVIRKLLDRGLLVTVNQSLDTEIATQIAKDFGATAETVSFEQEALGAIEPVDAGAGEAAPSETLVSRAPVVTIMGHVDHGKTSLLDAIRQTSVASGEAGGITQHIGAYKVEVTDPNSPAFGRKVVFIDTPGHAAFTRMRAGGAKVTDIVVLVVAADDGVMPQTIEAIDHARAANVPIVVAVNKIDKPGAQPDRVKKQLGERGLLAEDWGGSTVTVSVSAKAKTNLNLLLEMILLVSDLQELKADPERPGQGVVLEAQLDRGRGPVARVLVQNGSLHTGDTLIAGAVMGRIRAMFDDRGRAIEEAGPSTPAEVLGLDGLPDAGENWLVVNDRNKARQIVMFREEKAREATLARSTRLNLEALSQQLARGDVKELNLIIKADVQGSEEVLVDAVNKLSTDKVKVRVIHSGVGAITESDVLLASASHAVVIGFNVRPERKAIELAEQENVDIRLHTIIYELTDEIQRAMHGLLEPTFKESTLGHAEVQQTFRIPKVGTVAGCLVKDGKLVRDGQVRVIRDGAVVYTGKLTSLRRFKEDAGEVRAGMECGASVGNFNDIKQGDVLEAFTIEKVAPLLS
- the rbfA gene encoding 30S ribosome-binding factor RbfA, whose amino-acid sequence is MPHRPERLAEMIRDELTELIEGELADPRIGLATVSEVKLEPPMRLARIYFAVSGNEEEQVRTMEGLLAARGFLRVELGHRLQLRRVPELRFELDRSKEHTQRLDQLLQRARKHYTAMDRRKEN
- a CDS encoding ribosome maturation factor RimP, which encodes MHATVQLGALEQLAGGVAAAAGLELVQVEVKGQGAGRLLRVYVDQPAGVGLAECERVSRALSEALDVREASGEELLSGPYTLEVSSPGLERPLVKRSDFERFAGQRVHVRMKEAWNGCRNFTGTLEASSEAGVRMQPEAPGAEAVSIAWDNVAQARLAPKWPEPQAKPRH
- a CDS encoding deoxyguanosinetriphosphate triphosphohydrolase, which codes for MDLSPSAAPPAACGLWQSRGRRYHEPPHPYRSAFQRDRDRVIHARAFRRLENKTQVFSRRFSDHFRTRLTHTLEVAQISRTVARAVGLNSDLVESLALAHDLGHPPFGHAGEHALDELMHPFGQGFDHNLQALRIVEQFELRYAAFPGLNLTFEVREGLVKHSHDYAAASHPELSEYQLDCRPTLEAQLIDLTDEIAYSGADLDDGFEAKLLTLEQMEAVPILARLLAAARAQLGAQPPKLLFNEMLRHLVDVLATDLIENLRRVLPGFDSVEAVRRHPVRLAAFSAAVEPDRQALKSFLYANLYHHPLLRAENRRAERIVREAFALYLDAPAHLPLLYRTRMETEKPERVICDYIAGMTDNFITQNLRARTATTED
- a CDS encoding BON domain-containing protein codes for the protein MLAKDYRIPAVLGCLLLGLSLLAAQAPRQSQTQALDNSIESFLKNEFAKHKEMANIHATVDDRVVTLTGSVTDLRAKMQADQDARQVQSVNGVINKIEVSTVTVPDGQLEREIADRLVYDRISMGQTFNSLNLKVQNGMVTVSGSVIDYPSRDSAVDIIVATKGVKGVIDNINVEPVSPMDDSIRLAAARAIYGNPLFIRYRNNPAHPIRIVVKNGHLT
- a CDS encoding DUF503 domain-containing protein, producing the protein MPVGVLQLEILLPEAASLKDRRQVVQSLKAQLRHRFNVSVAEMDETHDLWQRATIGIAAIGPDGNYLLGLLQQAGAAAETILAGQRVTWSAAELIA
- the nusA gene encoding transcription termination/antitermination protein NusA, translated to MASLLYQQVEQLSRDKGIDPAIVVSAVEDAYLAATRKQLKTQEELESVLDKDTGEISVYAVKTVAEQPADPVLEISLPDAQRIDPAVEVGGRVRIKKDTEGLGRIAAQMAKQIIFQKVREAERDTVYNEYIGRVGEVVNVTVKRSEGPDVIVELGHTEARLGKRDQSRLESFANGERIRAVIRGVEKAAKGPQVVVSRADPALVQKLFEAEVPEIYDGTVVIKGVAREAGERTKIAVSSRDKDVDCVGACVGMKGMRVQSIIRELRGEKIDIIEYNEDPVQFAANALSPAKISHVTILDAENHHLEVVVDDAQLSLAIGKKGQNVRLAAKLLGWKIDIKSEEEKRREVEEQMSALVGDGVVSETPLAQLPGLSERIIERLIETGITTIEQLGSKTPEQLQEIPGIGPKAIARIFVAVNQFFGVLETPGEANPEAQSAGSENEPELTATAPGELDATGQDLEAEQRRGVLDAPLADASELPARDGLEPAAESAPARGENAEAEEQPGELNAASEPEPSEARRPEPPEKTL